A single window of Candidatus Zymogenaceae bacterium DNA harbors:
- a CDS encoding DUF2889 domain-containing protein, which translates to MTDVIYRRKKDISIRSIDGGITVLVHMEDRVHEMKVEVDVGLPKMKILDIRGHMIRIPHEECGKALEALPRAVGLEIKRGLSVLMEETIGGSIGCTHMTNLVMEACYCSIQGQYAAFRETFPALGDDLTPEERMKLFMTMRPDMINSCALYSNDSELVKRARKLPMSENIQKLIDRVVSFYKAG; encoded by the coding sequence ATGACCGATGTAATCTACCGACGGAAAAAAGACATATCCATTCGCTCAATCGACGGCGGTATAACGGTTCTCGTCCACATGGAGGACAGGGTCCACGAAATGAAGGTTGAGGTGGACGTGGGCCTGCCGAAGATGAAGATATTGGACATACGGGGGCATATGATCAGGATACCACACGAGGAGTGCGGAAAGGCCCTGGAGGCCCTCCCCCGGGCCGTGGGGCTGGAGATCAAGCGGGGGCTTTCGGTATTGATGGAGGAGACCATCGGCGGAAGCATCGGCTGCACTCATATGACGAACCTGGTTATGGAAGCCTGTTACTGCTCCATTCAGGGTCAGTACGCCGCGTTCAGGGAAACCTTCCCCGCCCTGGGGGACGATTTGACGCCGGAGGAGCGGATGAAGCTCTTCATGACCATGCGGCCTGATATGATCAATTCCTGCGCCCTGTACAGCAACGACTCTGAATTGGTCAAAAGGGCGAGGAAACTCCCAATGTCTGAAAATATCCAGAAGCTCATCGACCGGGTCGTTTCCTTTTACAAAGCGGGGTAA
- a CDS encoding adenylosuccinate synthase, with protein sequence MSQIVIIGTQWGDEGKGKIVDLLSEQADVIVRFQGGNNAGHTLVVGGKQVILHLIPSGILHAGNLCIIGNGVVIDPAVLVQEMNDLRDKGYFTDSETLKISEQAHIIMPYHKSIDLAREAKRKKGKIGTTGRGIGPAYEDKASRIGFRAGELSNPDRFRERLESVLPEKNFYLEKYLNATPLDIDEVFDTVMTAADQMVPHLANTSAILRHRIEAGDNVMFEGAQGTLLDVDHGTYPFVTSSHTVSGNAAVGAGVGPRDIDDVYGITKAYTTRVGSGPFPTELTDATGDKLQEVGCEFGATTGRRRRCGWLDAVALRHAVRLNSLSGLIITKLDVLSGIDPIRICTSYTIDSEKHADFPADTKSLERVVPDYIEVPGWTEDISHVRSVHDLPANARGYIKTIEDLLGVPAAVISVGPDREQTIIIRHPFGATA encoded by the coding sequence GTGTCTCAAATTGTCATAATCGGAACCCAGTGGGGAGACGAGGGCAAGGGAAAAATCGTTGACCTGCTTTCGGAACAGGCGGATGTTATCGTCAGGTTTCAGGGCGGCAATAACGCCGGACACACACTGGTGGTTGGGGGGAAACAGGTCATACTCCATCTGATCCCCTCGGGTATCCTGCATGCGGGAAATCTCTGCATTATCGGCAACGGCGTGGTTATCGATCCGGCGGTGCTGGTCCAGGAGATGAACGATCTGAGGGATAAGGGTTATTTCACGGACAGTGAAACGCTCAAGATCAGCGAACAGGCGCACATCATCATGCCCTACCACAAAAGCATCGATCTGGCCCGGGAGGCCAAGCGAAAGAAGGGTAAGATCGGCACCACCGGCCGGGGAATCGGCCCCGCATACGAGGACAAGGCGTCTCGGATTGGATTCCGCGCAGGCGAGCTCTCCAACCCGGACCGTTTTCGTGAACGCCTGGAATCAGTACTCCCGGAAAAGAACTTTTACCTGGAAAAATATCTGAACGCGACACCCCTCGACATCGACGAGGTGTTCGATACCGTCATGACCGCCGCCGATCAAATGGTGCCGCACCTTGCCAATACGTCGGCGATCCTCAGACACCGCATCGAAGCGGGGGACAACGTCATGTTCGAGGGCGCTCAGGGGACATTGTTGGATGTCGATCACGGCACCTACCCCTTCGTCACCTCGTCCCACACCGTCTCTGGTAATGCGGCGGTGGGAGCGGGCGTGGGTCCCAGGGACATCGACGACGTCTACGGCATCACCAAGGCATATACCACCCGGGTCGGCTCCGGCCCCTTCCCCACGGAACTCACCGATGCGACGGGAGACAAGCTCCAGGAGGTGGGGTGCGAATTCGGCGCCACCACCGGCCGTCGTCGCCGCTGCGGCTGGCTGGATGCGGTGGCCCTCAGGCACGCCGTCCGCCTTAACAGCCTGTCCGGGCTGATCATCACGAAGCTCGATGTCTTGAGCGGAATCGATCCGATACGCATCTGTACATCATATACTATCGACTCTGAAAAACACGCCGATTTTCCCGCCGATACAAAAAGCCTCGAACGGGTCGTCCCGGACTACATCGAGGTCCCCGGATGGACGGAGGACATCTCCCATGTCCGCTCCGTACACGACCTCCCCGCCAACGCCCGGGGGTACATCAAAACCATCGAGGATCTCCTGGGGGTTCCCGCCGCCGTCATATCGGTGGGTCCGGACCGCGAGCAGACCATCATTATCCGCCATCCCTTCGGGGCGACAGCATGA
- a CDS encoding phosphoglycerate dehydrogenase codes for MKKVLVSDSMSEKGIDIFKNADGIEVDVKTGLSPDELKEIIGQYHGLAIRSATKVTVDIIEAADNLKVVGRAGIGVDNVDIPAASKRGIVVMNTPGGNTITTAEHSIAMMLSLSRNIPQATQSMRQGLWEKKKFIGKEVFNKTLGVLGLGNIGKIVTLRAQGLRMNVIAHDPFISQEAVEKLGVELVELDELFARADIITIHSPKTDETLNLLNKDAFSKMKRGVLVVNCARGGIVNEDDLLWALNEGIVGGAALDVFSKEPPDSSPLMEHERVVLTPHLGASTEEAQVNVAVAVAEQIVDYLTRGIVRNALNMPSVSPEAATEIQPYIHLAEILGSFLSQLGLPGLTEVNIEYLGEVTNLETPPITVAFLKGIFEPILEEKANYVNAPIIAKERGIKVVESKSEQAGGYTNMVRLTAKTQQGNRVIAGTNFGVDNPRILELNEFKLEAIPHGIMLVLKNNDKPGVVGSIGTLLGENNINLALMHMARTKMGGTALVILSVDDDVPPEVMKKLKELPHVLTVQQVKL; via the coding sequence ATGAAAAAGGTTCTTGTCAGCGACAGCATGTCCGAAAAGGGCATCGATATTTTTAAAAACGCCGACGGCATCGAGGTGGACGTCAAGACGGGTCTTTCCCCCGATGAGTTGAAAGAGATCATCGGTCAGTATCACGGCCTGGCCATTCGATCCGCCACAAAAGTAACCGTGGACATCATCGAAGCCGCCGACAACCTCAAGGTCGTCGGGCGGGCGGGAATCGGCGTGGATAACGTGGATATACCCGCCGCCAGCAAGCGGGGCATCGTGGTAATGAACACCCCCGGCGGGAACACCATCACCACCGCCGAGCACTCCATCGCAATGATGCTGTCCCTTTCCCGAAACATCCCCCAGGCGACCCAGTCCATGCGGCAGGGCCTGTGGGAAAAGAAAAAATTCATCGGAAAAGAGGTCTTCAACAAGACCTTGGGCGTTCTGGGCCTGGGAAACATTGGGAAAATCGTTACATTACGGGCCCAGGGACTCAGGATGAACGTCATCGCGCACGATCCCTTCATCAGCCAGGAGGCGGTGGAGAAGCTGGGCGTGGAGCTTGTCGAACTGGATGAGCTGTTCGCCCGAGCGGACATCATCACCATCCACAGTCCGAAGACCGATGAAACGCTCAACCTCCTCAATAAAGACGCCTTCTCAAAGATGAAACGTGGGGTGTTGGTCGTCAACTGCGCCCGCGGCGGCATCGTCAACGAGGACGATCTCCTGTGGGCGCTCAACGAGGGGATCGTGGGCGGAGCGGCGCTGGACGTCTTCTCAAAGGAGCCGCCGGATTCCAGCCCCCTGATGGAACACGAGCGGGTCGTCCTAACGCCTCACCTGGGGGCGTCCACTGAAGAGGCCCAGGTGAATGTGGCGGTGGCGGTGGCGGAACAGATCGTTGATTATCTCACCCGGGGAATCGTCAGAAACGCCCTGAACATGCCGTCCGTCAGTCCCGAGGCGGCGACGGAAATCCAGCCCTACATCCACCTGGCGGAGATACTCGGCTCGTTTCTGTCTCAGCTCGGTCTGCCGGGACTCACCGAGGTCAACATCGAATACCTGGGCGAGGTGACGAATCTGGAAACCCCGCCGATTACCGTTGCGTTTCTCAAGGGGATTTTCGAGCCGATCCTGGAGGAAAAGGCCAATTACGTAAACGCGCCCATCATCGCGAAAGAGCGGGGCATCAAGGTGGTGGAATCCAAAAGCGAACAGGCCGGCGGATACACCAACATGGTCAGGCTCACCGCGAAAACACAGCAGGGGAATCGGGTCATCGCCGGGACAAATTTCGGCGTGGATAATCCCCGCATTCTGGAGCTAAACGAATTCAAGCTCGAGGCCATCCCCCACGGGATCATGCTGGTGCTGAAAAACAACGACAAACCGGGCGTCGTCGGATCGATCGGCACCTTGCTGGGCGAAAATAACATTAATCTGGCGCTGATGCACATGGCACGAACGAAGATGGGCGGGACGGCGCTTGTGATTCTCTCGGTGGACGACGACGTCCCCCCGGAGGTAATGAAAAAACTGAAAGAACTCCCGCACGTGCTCACCGTGCAACAGGTCAAGCTCTAA
- a CDS encoding alanine--glyoxylate aminotransferase family protein, whose protein sequence is MKTYLMSPGPTPIPERVLAAMSEPIIHHRAPLFSEILEEVRDGLKNLYQTKTEVIIHASSGTGAMEAAVANTLSAGDEVICVRGGKFGERWAEISEAYGVTPINIDVTWGQAVNPKTIADALDANKNVKAVMVQASETSTGVGHPIKEIADIVRKKDDTILIVDAISALGVINLPVDDWGLDVVVSGSQKGLMLPPGLAFASVSEKAWEFVKRSNLPKYYFNFAKEQKNLLKNQTAYTPAISLIVGLKEALNIINEIGLKKLFSRYEKMADATRKAALGMGLSLFAPTSPSGSITAIQSPPDIDGQAVVKSLRETHGITIAGGQSQLKGKIFRIAHMGYVDRYDIIMTLAALEMTLKGLGATIELGSGVRVAQELLTDMD, encoded by the coding sequence ATGAAAACCTACCTTATGAGTCCGGGGCCGACGCCTATCCCCGAGCGGGTTTTAGCCGCCATGTCGGAACCGATCATCCATCACCGCGCTCCGCTGTTTTCGGAGATTTTGGAAGAGGTCCGCGACGGCCTGAAAAACCTTTACCAGACGAAAACCGAGGTCATCATACACGCCAGCTCCGGCACCGGCGCGATGGAGGCCGCGGTCGCCAACACCCTCTCCGCGGGCGACGAGGTCATCTGCGTCCGGGGCGGGAAGTTCGGCGAGAGATGGGCGGAGATCTCCGAAGCCTACGGCGTTACACCCATCAACATCGACGTCACCTGGGGTCAGGCGGTGAATCCGAAAACCATCGCAGACGCCCTCGACGCGAACAAGAACGTCAAGGCGGTCATGGTCCAGGCGTCGGAAACATCCACCGGCGTGGGACACCCTATAAAGGAAATCGCCGACATCGTCCGGAAAAAAGACGATACCATTCTCATCGTCGACGCCATCAGCGCCCTGGGGGTCATCAATCTTCCGGTGGACGACTGGGGCCTCGACGTGGTGGTTTCCGGTTCCCAGAAAGGCCTGATGCTCCCGCCGGGGCTTGCCTTCGCCTCGGTCTCCGAAAAGGCCTGGGAATTCGTAAAGCGATCGAATCTTCCGAAATACTATTTTAACTTCGCCAAGGAGCAGAAGAACCTCCTGAAGAATCAAACCGCCTATACGCCGGCCATATCCCTCATCGTGGGACTCAAAGAGGCGTTGAATATCATCAATGAGATCGGGCTGAAAAAGCTTTTCTCCCGCTATGAAAAAATGGCCGACGCCACCAGGAAGGCGGCTCTCGGTATGGGGCTGAGCCTTTTCGCCCCCACCTCCCCGTCCGGCTCCATCACCGCCATCCAGTCTCCGCCGGATATCGACGGCCAGGCGGTGGTAAAGAGCCTTCGTGAAACCCACGGGATCACCATCGCAGGGGGGCAGAGCCAGCTCAAGGGGAAAATCTTTCGCATCGCTCACATGGGCTACGTGGACAGATACGATATCATTATGACCCTGGCGGCCCTGGAAATGACGTTGAAGGGGCTCGGCGCCACTATCGAGCTGGGGAGCGGCGTCCGGGTTGCTCAGGAACTTCTCACGGACATGGACTGA
- a CDS encoding DUF3459 domain-containing protein: MPQKAESSNASSWWREGVFYQIYPRSFMDANNDGTGDLRGIIERLDYLNDGTENSLGVDALWLSPIFASPMYDFGYDVSDFTAIDPTFGTMEDFDELLVEAHKRNIRIVLDFVPNHTSHLHEWFEESRSSRDNPKRDWYIWRDPGSYRGRRPNNWQSVFGGPAWEWDEKTGQFYYHHFVPQQPDVNWRNSELKEAMLDQMRFWLDKGVDGFRLDVINHTFKDDQFRSNPYCIGPRPYDMQRHLYDKDLPEAIGVAKEMRALVDSYGKKGERMLVGEVFIEDPEEAIAYYGDGNDGLNLCFYFNFCFNSYKARQFRESVRTWERLLPACAHPTYFLSNHDMPGRHIHRYAALSEKSTQDRARVSAMMLLTLRGTPFLYYGEEIGMRNLHIKKKDIKDPVGIRYWPLPLSRDKCRTPMQWEGSAGAGFTASESPWLPINPNHTTINVAAQKEDPDSLFNFYRRLLWKRKTLPSLLRGGLTILNDAPDRLFCYLRHHENETACVALNFSHGKETFSIPDRGGAWEVIHSSHRDEGSSTDPGRIAIHPSEATLWLCRQ, translated from the coding sequence ATGCCGCAAAAAGCAGAGAGCTCGAACGCTTCGTCCTGGTGGCGGGAGGGGGTATTCTATCAGATTTATCCCCGGAGCTTCATGGATGCCAACAATGACGGCACCGGGGACCTCCGCGGGATCATCGAGAGGCTCGATTATCTTAACGACGGGACGGAGAATTCCCTGGGTGTCGACGCCCTGTGGCTCTCCCCCATCTTCGCCTCGCCCATGTACGACTTCGGCTATGACGTCTCCGACTTTACGGCCATCGATCCGACATTCGGAACGATGGAGGACTTCGACGAGTTGCTCGTCGAGGCCCACAAGAGAAACATCAGGATCGTGCTGGACTTCGTCCCGAACCACACCTCGCACCTCCATGAATGGTTCGAGGAGTCCAGAAGCTCCCGGGACAACCCGAAGCGGGACTGGTATATCTGGCGGGATCCGGGATCCTATCGGGGCCGCCGCCCCAACAACTGGCAGTCCGTGTTCGGCGGCCCGGCGTGGGAATGGGACGAGAAGACCGGCCAATTCTACTACCACCACTTCGTCCCCCAGCAGCCGGACGTCAACTGGCGCAATTCCGAGCTGAAAGAGGCCATGCTCGACCAGATGCGCTTCTGGCTCGACAAGGGGGTCGACGGCTTTCGCCTGGACGTGATCAACCACACCTTCAAGGACGATCAATTCAGGAGCAATCCCTACTGTATCGGCCCGCGTCCATACGACATGCAGCGGCACCTCTATGACAAGGACCTGCCCGAGGCGATCGGAGTCGCCAAGGAGATGCGCGCCCTGGTCGATTCCTACGGGAAAAAGGGAGAGCGGATGCTGGTGGGCGAGGTCTTCATCGAGGATCCCGAAGAGGCGATCGCCTATTACGGGGACGGGAATGACGGACTGAACCTCTGTTTCTATTTCAATTTCTGCTTCAATTCATATAAGGCGAGGCAGTTTCGCGAATCGGTGAGGACATGGGAACGCCTGCTGCCCGCATGCGCCCACCCCACCTATTTCCTCTCCAACCATGACATGCCGGGAAGACATATCCACAGATACGCCGCCCTCTCGGAAAAAAGCACCCAGGACCGGGCCCGGGTATCTGCCATGATGCTGTTGACCCTCAGGGGCACGCCGTTTCTCTACTACGGCGAAGAGATCGGCATGCGGAACCTTCACATCAAAAAGAAAGACATTAAGGACCCGGTGGGCATCAGATACTGGCCGCTTCCCCTCAGTCGAGACAAGTGCCGCACGCCGATGCAGTGGGAGGGTAGTGCCGGTGCCGGATTCACCGCATCGGAGAGCCCCTGGCTCCCCATCAATCCGAACCACACGACCATCAATGTCGCGGCCCAGAAGGAGGACCCCGATTCGCTCTTCAATTTCTACCGCAGGCTCCTCTGGAAGCGAAAGACTCTCCCCTCCCTTTTGCGGGGCGGCCTGACCATTCTGAACGATGCGCCTGATCGGCTGTTCTGCTATCTGAGGCACCATGAAAACGAGACGGCGTGTGTGGCACTCAACTTTTCCCACGGAAAAGAGACGTTCTCCATCCCCGATCGCGGCGGCGCGTGGGAGGTGATCCACTCCTCCCATCGGGACGAGGGAAGCTCGACCGATCCGGGACGAATCGCGATTCATCCGTCGGAAGCCACCCTCTGGCTGTGCAGACAATGA
- a CDS encoding metallophosphoesterase, with translation MIGIGKRRTGRFTGFCGLTVILLIVCGSVSASGEDTQPWNEVNLGIISVADPEDFTFAVFGDAQEGVDVFPVVLDMMDNDADISFAIGVGDLVTTGSAENYDSMSRLLSDRMTKPLLWVAGNHEYMAGGRTRYKTLVGPADFSFVVVDVTFVMLDGADPSRPPEERVAWLERELNRARERGMCLVFLHRPLFDPRGEGYAEALDETWAGELLRLFQTYRVHHVFCGHVHGSFHGRWEGVPYAVTGGAGGTLDGDDPNTYFYHYLKANVSGNALRIGTVRVPIEKNSDD, from the coding sequence ATGATCGGTATCGGGAAAAGAAGAACGGGGCGTTTTACAGGCTTTTGTGGATTGACCGTCATCCTGTTGATCGTGTGCGGAAGTGTGTCCGCCTCCGGTGAGGATACACAGCCATGGAATGAAGTTAACCTAGGGATAATATCAGTCGCCGATCCTGAAGATTTCACCTTCGCCGTCTTCGGAGACGCCCAGGAGGGGGTGGACGTGTTCCCGGTGGTGCTGGATATGATGGACAACGACGCGGATATCTCCTTTGCCATCGGGGTGGGGGACCTGGTGACCACCGGAAGCGCCGAGAACTACGATTCGATGTCCCGGCTGCTTTCCGACCGGATGACCAAACCCCTGCTGTGGGTCGCGGGAAATCACGAGTACATGGCGGGGGGACGGACACGATATAAGACGCTCGTGGGGCCGGCGGATTTCTCCTTTGTCGTCGTGGATGTCACGTTCGTGATGCTGGATGGGGCGGATCCGTCCCGTCCCCCGGAGGAACGCGTCGCGTGGCTTGAACGGGAGCTCAATCGCGCCAGGGAGCGGGGGATGTGCCTGGTCTTCCTGCATCGACCGCTGTTCGATCCCCGGGGCGAGGGATATGCCGAAGCCCTGGACGAGACGTGGGCGGGAGAATTGCTGCGGCTCTTTCAGACGTATCGTGTGCACCACGTATTCTGCGGGCACGTCCACGGGAGCTTTCACGGTCGGTGGGAGGGGGTCCCGTACGCTGTGACCGGCGGAGCCGGGGGAACGCTGGACGGGGACGATCCGAATACCTACTTTTACCACTACCTGAAGGCAAACGTGAGTGGGAACGCCCTTCGCATCGGCACCGTACGGGTGCCGATTGAAAAAAACTCCGATGATTGA
- a CDS encoding glycosyltransferase, whose product MKQKNLAQYKAIVGNETVDEIYEKALGLKDKHVVCISSTYQGGGVAEMLNSMIPMFNDVGLEFGWRILHGSPDFFTITKKFHNAMQGDKINLSQRKKQIYSETNRRFAKFTHLDHDLVVVHDPQPLPLIDYYEKNQPWILRLHIDITHPNRELWEYLKGYMGKYDHVVVSHEDYKKKDLKVPQSIIFPTIDPLTIKNKPVTVNTINNYLTKFGVKPDKPIVSQVSRFDKFKDPKGVLKIFEKVRKEIDCQLILLGSLATDDPEGQKIFEDVKKAADRSSFRDDIHLILVDNDILVNAVQSASAVVVQKSLREGFGLVVSEALYKKTPVVASNVGGIPFQVIDGETGFLHDPKDVNGFAESVIRLLNDGVLREELGARGHDHVRDNFLITRLMLDWLKLLEQYI is encoded by the coding sequence ATGAAGCAGAAGAACCTGGCTCAATACAAGGCGATCGTCGGCAATGAGACAGTCGATGAAATCTATGAAAAGGCGTTGGGACTCAAAGACAAACACGTTGTCTGCATCAGCTCCACCTACCAGGGCGGGGGCGTGGCCGAAATGCTCAACAGCATGATTCCCATGTTCAACGACGTGGGATTGGAATTCGGGTGGCGGATTCTCCATGGTTCGCCGGACTTTTTTACCATCACCAAGAAGTTTCACAACGCCATGCAGGGGGACAAGATTAACCTGTCCCAGAGAAAGAAGCAGATATACTCCGAGACGAACCGGCGGTTTGCGAAGTTCACCCACCTCGACCATGATCTGGTGGTGGTGCACGATCCCCAGCCGCTGCCCCTCATCGATTATTATGAGAAGAACCAGCCCTGGATACTGCGCCTGCACATCGACATCACTCATCCCAACCGGGAACTGTGGGAGTACCTGAAGGGATACATGGGAAAATACGATCACGTGGTCGTATCCCACGAGGACTACAAGAAGAAGGACCTGAAGGTTCCCCAATCCATTATATTCCCCACCATCGACCCCTTGACCATCAAGAACAAGCCCGTCACCGTCAACACCATAAACAACTACCTGACGAAGTTCGGCGTCAAGCCGGACAAACCCATCGTCTCCCAGGTGTCGCGGTTTGACAAGTTCAAGGATCCCAAGGGGGTGCTCAAAATATTCGAAAAGGTCAGAAAGGAGATCGACTGTCAGCTGATCCTGCTGGGGTCGCTGGCCACCGACGACCCCGAGGGACAGAAGATATTCGAGGACGTCAAGAAAGCCGCGGATAGAAGCTCGTTTCGGGACGATATCCACCTGATACTGGTGGATAACGACATCCTGGTAAACGCCGTCCAGAGCGCTTCGGCGGTGGTCGTCCAGAAATCGCTCCGGGAGGGGTTCGGACTGGTCGTGTCCGAGGCGCTGTATAAAAAGACCCCGGTGGTGGCGTCCAACGTGGGGGGCATTCCGTTCCAGGTGATCGACGGAGAGACCGGCTTTCTTCACGATCCGAAGGACGTGAACGGGTTTGCGGAAAGCGTCATCCGGCTTCTGAACGACGGGGTGCTCAGGGAAGAGCTGGGGGCGAGGGGGCACGACCACGTGAGGGACAATTTCCTCATCACCCGTCTGATGCTCGACTGGTTGAAGCTGTTGGAACAATATATATAA
- a CDS encoding bifunctional alpha,alpha-trehalose-phosphate synthase (UDP-forming)/trehalose-phosphatase, with amino-acid sequence MKRLLIVSNRLPVTIEKKQDTYTYRQSVGGLATAIGSFYQEYESIWVGWPGITSDRLSREDRIPVRERLMEEYKNLPVFLSKKDLEHYYHGFSNKTIWPLFHYFTEYTEYDREKWRYYKKVNQEFFDEVMTVARPDDTIWIQDYHLMLLPEMLRKRLPGASIGFFLHIPFPSYEIFRLLPWREEILEGLMGADLIGFHTYEYARHFLSSVHRLLGHDYSMGTIHTGGRVVKVDTFPIGIDFDTFNTAALLPEVKREITKFKKDILGQKVVLSVDRLDYSKGLPLRLEAIDAFLKKYPEYRKKVVFIQLIVPSREQVDSYRMIKTRVDNLIGHINGHYGRVGWVPIWYFYRSMPFSKLMALYALADVALVTPVRDGMNLVAKEYVASKRTGRGMLILSEMAGAARELGEAIIVNPNDSEDIIRGLKDALEMPEEEKAARMCSMQKRIKHYDVVHWAQDFFASLDRIKGHQAEMAMKLLTDSAREKLRARYAGAEKRLFLLDYDGTLAPIVDRPERAGPSAAILEILSSLASNERNDLVVISGRDRETLDAWLSDLPVSFVAEHGAWIKDRPGGEWEMIEPLSDDWKEDIRPIFDLFTDRTPGSFVEEKKFSLVWHYRNVTSELANDRVRELVDELTGLTANMNLQVLEGKKVVEVKNSGINKGRAAQRWLGADGHDFVLAAGDDWTDEDLFAALPEGACSIRIGLVATQAAYNLERQRDMQELLGELAGIS; translated from the coding sequence ATGAAACGTCTTCTGATCGTCTCAAACCGGCTGCCGGTGACGATCGAAAAAAAACAGGATACATATACATATAGACAGAGCGTCGGCGGACTGGCCACCGCCATCGGCTCTTTTTATCAGGAATACGAGAGCATCTGGGTGGGCTGGCCGGGCATCACGTCGGACAGATTGTCCCGGGAGGATCGGATTCCGGTGCGTGAACGCCTTATGGAGGAATATAAAAACCTCCCGGTGTTTCTCTCCAAAAAGGACCTGGAGCATTACTATCACGGATTTTCAAACAAGACCATCTGGCCGCTCTTTCATTATTTTACCGAATATACCGAATACGACCGGGAAAAGTGGAGATATTACAAGAAGGTCAATCAGGAATTCTTCGACGAGGTGATGACCGTCGCCCGTCCCGACGATACCATCTGGATTCAGGACTACCACCTGATGCTCCTGCCCGAGATGCTCCGAAAGCGGCTCCCGGGGGCGTCGATCGGCTTTTTTTTGCACATCCCCTTTCCCTCCTATGAGATTTTCCGCCTGCTGCCCTGGCGGGAGGAAATCCTTGAGGGGCTGATGGGCGCCGACCTGATCGGCTTCCATACCTACGAATACGCCCGCCACTTTTTGAGCAGTGTCCATCGTCTTTTGGGACATGATTATTCCATGGGCACCATTCATACCGGCGGGAGGGTGGTGAAGGTGGATACGTTTCCCATCGGCATCGATTTTGATACATTCAACACGGCCGCATTATTACCGGAGGTGAAGCGGGAGATAACCAAATTTAAAAAAGATATACTGGGACAAAAGGTGGTCCTCTCGGTGGATCGCTTGGACTATTCCAAGGGACTCCCGCTGCGCCTTGAGGCCATCGATGCGTTTCTGAAAAAATACCCGGAGTACCGCAAGAAGGTCGTCTTCATCCAGCTCATCGTCCCCTCACGGGAGCAGGTGGATTCCTACCGGATGATCAAGACCCGGGTGGACAACCTCATCGGACACATCAACGGCCACTACGGCCGGGTCGGGTGGGTTCCCATCTGGTATTTTTATCGCTCCATGCCCTTTTCCAAGCTCATGGCCCTCTACGCCCTCGCCGACGTGGCCCTTGTGACGCCGGTCAGGGACGGGATGAACCTGGTGGCGAAGGAGTACGTGGCGTCCAAGCGCACGGGAAGGGGAATGCTAATATTAAGCGAGATGGCCGGCGCCGCCCGGGAACTGGGGGAGGCGATCATCGTCAACCCGAACGATTCCGAGGATATCATCCGGGGGCTGAAGGATGCCCTGGAGATGCCCGAGGAGGAAAAGGCGGCCAGAATGTGCTCCATGCAGAAGCGCATCAAGCACTACGACGTGGTGCACTGGGCGCAGGATTTTTTCGCCTCCCTCGATCGCATCAAGGGGCACCAGGCGGAGATGGCGATGAAGCTTTTGACGGATTCGGCCCGGGAAAAGCTGCGCGCCCGCTATGCCGGCGCGGAAAAAAGGCTCTTTCTGTTGGATTACGACGGGACGCTGGCGCCGATTGTGGATCGCCCCGAGCGGGCCGGGCCGTCGGCGGCGATTTTGGAAATTCTGTCGTCCCTGGCTTCCAATGAGAGGAACGATCTCGTCGTCATCAGCGGCAGGGATCGTGAGACGCTGGATGCGTGGCTGTCCGACCTTCCGGTATCCTTCGTGGCCGAGCACGGTGCATGGATCAAGGACCGCCCCGGAGGCGAGTGGGAGATGATCGAGCCGCTTTCCGACGACTGGAAAGAGGACATACGACCCATCTTCGACCTGTTTACCGACCGCACTCCCGGCTCTTTCGTCGAGGAAAAGAAGTTTTCCCTGGTGTGGCACTATCGGAACGTCACCTCGGAGCTGGCCAACGATCGGGTCCGGGAGCTGGTGGACGAGCTGACCGGCCTGACCGCCAATATGAACCTCCAGGTGCTGGAGGGGAAAAAGGTGGTGGAGGTGAAGAACTCCGGCATCAACAAGGGACGGGCCGCCCAGCGCTGGCTGGGGGCGGACGGGCATGACTTCGTTCTGGCGGCGGGGGACGACTGGACCGACGAGGACCTCTTCGCCGCCCTGCCGGAAGGCGCCTGCTCCATACGCATCGGCCTCGTGGCGACCCAGGCGGCCTACAACCTGGAGCGCCAGAGAGACATGCAAGAGCTTCTGGGGGAGCTGGCGGGTATTAGCTAG